From one Pithys albifrons albifrons isolate INPA30051 chromosome 22, PitAlb_v1, whole genome shotgun sequence genomic stretch:
- the MRPL20 gene encoding large ribosomal subunit protein bL20m, which produces MVVLSAARWLRSRLTDRFWRVQEVLKYARHFRGRKNRCYKLAVRSVRRAFVRSTKARREKKKFLRALWITRIEAASLEHGLKYPVFISNLLKSQVELNRKVLADLAIYEPKTFKSLAALAQRRRQEGFLAALGDGKEPEGIFSRIVHHRY; this is translated from the exons ATGGTGGTGCTGAGCGCCGCTCGCTGGCTCCGCAGCCGCCTCACCGACCGCTTCTGGAGGGTGCAGGAGGTGCTCAAGTATGCGCGG CATTTCCGTGGGAGGAAGAACCGCTGCTACAAACTGGCCGTGAGGAGCGTTCGCAGAGCGTTTGTGAGGTCCACAAAGGCCaggagggagaagaagaaaTTCCTCAGAGCG CTCTGGATCACAAGGATTGAAGCAGCTTCCCTTGAACATGGTTTGAAATACCCAGTCTTCATAAGCAACCTACTTAAG TCCCAGGTGGAGCTGAACAGGAAAGTTCTTGCTGATCTGGCTATTTATGAGCCAAAGACCTTCAAGTCCCTGGCTGCTTTAGCCCAGAGGAGGAGACAAGAAGGATTCCTGGCTGCCCTGGGGGATGGAAAGGAGCCAGAAGGGATATTTTCACGTATTGTGCACCATCGGTACTGA
- the CCNL2 gene encoding cyclin-L2 isoform X1, translating to MAALAAGGAGGGGGPAGPQAAGAVPTPAPGPGAVLIGDRLYSGVLITLENCLLPEHTLRFTPSMSSGLDPDTETELRVTGCELIQAAGILLRLPQVAMATGQVLFQRFFYTKSFVKHSMEHVSMACVHLASKIEEAPRRIRDVINVFHRLRHLREKKKPVPLILDQEYVNLKNQIIKAERRVLKELGFCVHVKHPHKIIVMYLQVLECERNQHLVQTSWNYMNDSLRTDVFVRFQPESIACACIYLAARTLEIPLPNRPHWFLLFGATEEEIQEICLKILQLYTRKKVDLSDLESKIEKKKLAIEEAKAQAKGLVPEGAPSLDNTSGFSPVPKNESPKEVKGNKPSPLPVQAMKNAKRKAEGAKRTSSNSPVNGVQKGRESRSRSGSRDQSYSRSPSRSASPKHRKSESYSTSSGSKSHSRSRSRSDSPPRQFNHSSSYKGSKVRSYKKSKDYKYSTHKARKSRSRSSSRSRSRSRERSDHSGKYKKKSHYYRNHRHERSRSYERAGHRYEREHPGRSRHRR from the exons ATGGCGGCGCTGGCGGCGGGCGGTGCGGGAGGtggcggcggccccgcgggcCCTCAGGCGGCCGGAGCGGTGCCCACCCCGGCCCCGGGCCCCGGCGCGGTGCTGATCGGCGATCGGCTCTACTCCGGCGTGCTGATCACGCTGGAGAACTGCCTGCTGCCCGAGCACACGCTGCGCTTCACGCCGTCCATGAGCAGCGGCCTAGACCCGGACACCGAGACCGAGCTGCGCGTCACCGGCTGCGAGCTCATCCAGGCGGCCGGGATCCTGCTGCGGCTGCCGCAG GTGGCTATGGCTACAGGCCAGGTGCTATTCCAGAGGTTTTTTTATACCAAGTCGTTTGTGAAGCATTCCATGGAG CACGTGTCCATGGCCTGTGTTCATCTGGCATCCAAAATCGAGGAGGCCCCGAGGCGGATTCGGGACGTCATTAACGTCTTCCATCGGCTCAGACACCTCCGGGAGAAAAA AAAACCTGTGCCTCTAATACTGGATCAAGAATATGTGAACTTGAAGAATCAAATAATAAAGGCAGAAAGGAGAGTGTTGAAGGAGTTGGGATTTTGTGTCCATGTGAAGCACCCTCATAAG ATAATCGTTATGTACCTTCAGGTATTAGAATGTGAACGTAACCAACACCTGGTCCAGACCTCATG GAACTACATGAACGACAGCCTGAGAACAGATGTCTTTGTGAGGTTCCAGCCAGAAAGCATTGCCTGTGCATGCATTTACCTGGCAGCCAGGACATTGGAG ATCCCACTTCCTAATCGCCCCCACTGGTTTTTACTGTTTGGAGCAACAGAGGAGGAAATTCAAGAAATCTGCTTAAAAATTCTGCAGCTCTACACAAGGAAAAag GTGGATTTATCTGATCTGGAAAGTAAAATAGAGAAGAAGAAATTGGCTATTGAAGAGGCAAAGGCACAGGCTAAAGGTCTGGTCCCTGAGGGAGCCCCGAGTTTGGATAACACATCGGGATTTTCCCCTGTCCCAAAAAATG AGTCTCCAAAGGAGGTTAAAGGAAATAAACCTTCACCACTACCTGTCCAGGCAATGAAGAATGctaaaaggaaagcagagggagCCAAGAGAACGAGCTCCAATAGCCCAGTCAATGG TGtccagaaaggaagagaaagcagaagtCGAAGTGGAAGCAGAGATCAGAGTTACTCGAGATCACCATCGAGATCTGCATCCCCTAAGCACAG GAAAAGTGAAAGTTACTCCACCTCCAGCGGCTCCAAGTCCCACAGCCGCTCCCGGAGCCGCAGCGACTCCCCCCCGCGCCAGTTCAACCACAGCTCGAGCTACAAAGGCTCCAAGGTGAGGAGCTACAAGAAATCCAAAGACTACAAATACTCCACGCACAAAGCGCGCAAGTCCCGCAGCCGGAGCTCCTCCCGCTCCAGGAGCCGCTCCCGGGAGCGCTCCGACCACTCGGGCAAGTACAAGAAGAAGAGCCACTACTACCGGAACCACCGGCACGAGCGGTCCCGCTCCTACGAGCGCGCCGGGCACCGCTACGAGCGCGAGCACCCCGGGCGCAGCCGGCACCGCCGCTGA
- the CCNL2 gene encoding cyclin-L2 isoform X2, translating to MNDSLRTDVFVRFQPESIACACIYLAARTLEIPLPNRPHWFLLFGATEEEIQEICLKILQLYTRKKVDLSDLESKIEKKKLAIEEAKAQAKGLVPEGAPSLDNTSGFSPVPKNESPKEVKGNKPSPLPVQAMKNAKRKAEGAKRTSSNSPVNGVQKGRESRSRSGSRDQSYSRSPSRSASPKHRKSESYSTSSGSKSHSRSRSRSDSPPRQFNHSSSYKGSKVRSYKKSKDYKYSTHKARKSRSRSSSRSRSRSRERSDHSGKYKKKSHYYRNHRHERSRSYERAGHRYEREHPGRSRHRR from the exons ATGAACGACAGCCTGAGAACAGATGTCTTTGTGAGGTTCCAGCCAGAAAGCATTGCCTGTGCATGCATTTACCTGGCAGCCAGGACATTGGAG ATCCCACTTCCTAATCGCCCCCACTGGTTTTTACTGTTTGGAGCAACAGAGGAGGAAATTCAAGAAATCTGCTTAAAAATTCTGCAGCTCTACACAAGGAAAAag GTGGATTTATCTGATCTGGAAAGTAAAATAGAGAAGAAGAAATTGGCTATTGAAGAGGCAAAGGCACAGGCTAAAGGTCTGGTCCCTGAGGGAGCCCCGAGTTTGGATAACACATCGGGATTTTCCCCTGTCCCAAAAAATG AGTCTCCAAAGGAGGTTAAAGGAAATAAACCTTCACCACTACCTGTCCAGGCAATGAAGAATGctaaaaggaaagcagagggagCCAAGAGAACGAGCTCCAATAGCCCAGTCAATGG TGtccagaaaggaagagaaagcagaagtCGAAGTGGAAGCAGAGATCAGAGTTACTCGAGATCACCATCGAGATCTGCATCCCCTAAGCACAG GAAAAGTGAAAGTTACTCCACCTCCAGCGGCTCCAAGTCCCACAGCCGCTCCCGGAGCCGCAGCGACTCCCCCCCGCGCCAGTTCAACCACAGCTCGAGCTACAAAGGCTCCAAGGTGAGGAGCTACAAGAAATCCAAAGACTACAAATACTCCACGCACAAAGCGCGCAAGTCCCGCAGCCGGAGCTCCTCCCGCTCCAGGAGCCGCTCCCGGGAGCGCTCCGACCACTCGGGCAAGTACAAGAAGAAGAGCCACTACTACCGGAACCACCGGCACGAGCGGTCCCGCTCCTACGAGCGCGCCGGGCACCGCTACGAGCGCGAGCACCCCGGGCGCAGCCGGCACCGCCGCTGA